Sequence from the Synergistaceae bacterium genome:
ACAGCGTGGTGAACAGCGCGGCAAGGAAGAAATGGCAAAAAATCTGTTGGCTGATGGTGTTCCACCGGATATTATCGCGAAGAGCGCCGGTTTGCCCGTGGAAAAAATTCAGGCGCTTATAAACTGACGCGTTTCTGGCTGTCGTCGAATAATTTAGCTTCTTTATTTAAAGATCTCTGCTTTTTCAGCCTTTCGCGTATCTTCTCAATGAAGCTTTCGGGGGACGTCACTCGCAGCATGGGGCCGAAAGACAGGACCCTGATGAGCATTTCGATCTCGTCGTCGCGGTCGTAGCGCAGGGTGATGGCGTAGCGTTTCTCGTCCAGACGCCTGGTTTCCTTTTCTAAATGGGAGAAGTGGAGCATCGCCCGCTCCAGCGCGTTGCGCTCGTCGATGAGCTCCAGCGTCAGCGTTTTGGTTTCGCGTACCGGCTCTCCGTGTTCTTCGGGAGTGTAAGGCTCCAGAAGCGCGCAGGACGTGATTCTCGCGACGTTGATGTAGGACGCGTTTGGGAAGGACGTAATCACGAGCCGAAACTTGTCGTCCTTCGAGGAGTATTCCAGCCTGTGAGGGACGCATGTCCAGATGTGTTTACGCCCCTTGCCGCCAAGGAAGCGGATTTTCAGCTTTCTCCCCTCCCGCAGCGCTGTCAGAATTGTGCGGAAATGCCGGATATATCTCTCGTCCCCGTAAGGGTCGCCGTCTTCGTAGCGGTCGAAGTACACGAACACGTCCGGGTCGTACAGGGGTTCCACGTCCTCCAGCCCGGTGGTCGGGGGCTCGAACAGGCGAATCCGCGGGTCGGAGAGGAGCGCCTTCATCCAACGCTTTTGCAGGGTCGTGAGCGGCATCGTGGGGATATGTTTCACGGGAGTGCGCAACCGTTCATCCAGCAGCGGCCACTCGCCGGTTTCCAGAGCGGAGACGATGCGGAGCGCGCTTTCCGCAAAGGCTTTTTCTCCCGCGATTGCGTCCCTTCGCTCCGGAGTCAGGGTTCCGGACACGGCTTCTTCCAGCACGGCGGCAAGGACGCTGAAATAACTTCCGTAAATTTCAGAGAACAGCATCGTCGTTCACCCCGTACATCTTCTCCATCGCCCGAATGTCCTCGCGGAACGTCTTTATGACGGGATCTTCGCTGCAACGCAGATCGGCGATGCGCCCGATGAAGGTTCGGAGCCAGGGAAGCATTTCCGCGGCGTCCTTCACGTCCGCCGAAAATCGACAGAGTTTTTCACCATCGTCACCGTTCAGAACACAGACGCTCCCGCCGCGCTTTTCCCGATTCAGGCGGCCGATGATGTGCTGCTCGCCTTTCTTCACGCGGACGTCCATCTCGACGTGATCGAACGAGTCCCGTTTCGGAGCGGCGACACCCCACAAAGTCTTTCTGAAGGCCTCCGCCGATTTTTCGTATCTCTCGAAGGCGGGTTCGGGCTCCTTTAAAACAAGGGTTCTGACGCTGTCCAGACGGTAAAAAATATGCCGTTTGAAGCGGGCGTTGTAAGCCAGCAGGTAGCGCCTGCCGTTCTGCGCGGAAATGTAAATCTTCAGCGGGACGACGATGTGAGACGAGGGCTCCCCGCGGCGGGGACTGAAAATCTTCAGCTCCACGCGGAACCGCCTGTGGATGGCATCCAGCAGACCGTACAGGATTTCGCTCTCCATGGCGTGAAGAATGTAATGGTGCTTGAAGCCGAAATAGTCCGGCGGCGATTTGTCCCTGTCCAACAGTGTGGAGCCGATCACCCCCAGAGGGTCGGCCTCGGAGAAAAACGCGGCGGCCTCCTTCCAACTCCGGTCGTTGAACTCATTCGTTCCGTCAACGGACGATCGGTCGGATCTGGCGTACAGCACCTGTTTCCCTGATTTTTCGGAGCACAGAAGTCCCAAACTTTCGTATTCTTTGAGTTTTTTGCGAACCGTGGACTCGTCGAACTCAAGCGGCGTTTTGACCCGCGACAGGTATTCGCCGTCGATTTTTTCGAGAATCTCCCGCACCGACATCCTTCCCCCGTCCGCGAGAATGTCCAGGATATAAAAATGGAGAACGAGGTCGTTTGCGGTGAAACTTTTGGCCTTGAAGGCGTTGTAAAGGGGGTTGCGGCGAATCGAGCGGCTGTCGATGGAGATGAATACGTTCTTGCCGGACGCTTCCCGACGGAAGGACATGTAGCTTCCCAGCCAGCTTTCCATGCGCCGGCGCTCGTCGTCGTACGTTCTGCCGCTTTTCGCGTCGTACTCGCCGCGGTTCCTGAACCCGTACACGAAAAACTCGCGCAGAAAATCGCGGATACGGTCGAAATTTTTTATGAGCTCGCTGTACGCCATCATTGATCCCTTTCCGTCAGAGCTTCCCTGTCGGGGCCATGCGCGGCGTGGAACAACCGCCCATGTTTCACCCCGAGGGCGACGTGCTGACTGAAGGGCGCTCCGCGGCGAGGCGCTTCAGACCTTCCGCGAGCATTCGAAGTCTGTTTCTCTGAGTTTTGGCGTAGTTGACGACGATCGTCGTTTTGCGGACATCCGTTTTTGAAATTCCACTGCGCAGCAGGGAAGCCGCCTCCGAAAGCCCTGGGACAAACTCGCTGCCGTCTCCCCAGTCCTGCAGAAAGGAAGCCCGTGCGGAATACCACATGCGGTTGAGCAGACGAACCGCTCGCAGAGACTCTTCGGGAGAACGCTCCCTTTTCCTCCACTCCCGCAGCCCCTCGCCGAGACGTTCCCGAACGCCGGAGAGGTCCGCTGCCCCGGACAGTTCCCCCTGAAGCTGCGCAAGACGTTCGTCGACGGCCTTCCAGAGTTTTTCCACCTGAAAGGGTTGGTTTTTATTTTCCTCCCCGGAGGCGATGAGGCGGAAGAGGCCGGTCATGTAGAGCTTCGCGTCCGTTTCAAACACGTCGGGATCGCAGAACTCCAGAGTGTCCGCTTCCGTGTGCCACCACCAGGGCATATTCCCCCGCCCCGTGCGACAGGGGCTGTCCGGAGCCAGGAGAGAACTCCAGGCGAACAGAGTGGAAATGCCCAGATTCTGAAAAGACTGATCCCAGGATCGAACGCGTCCGGAGGGAACGCCCTTCTGCCCCGTCACGTCCAGAACGGCCCCGGCCGCCAGGTCGAAGAGGTCGGGTCCGGCCGTGATGGAGGTCCAGTTGTTCGCGTCCTTCATGCCGGGCATATCGGCGTTCGCGCAGGCGATGCAATATTCCTCCAGCTCGTCGAAGCAATCTCTGGCGTAGATGGAGGACCCCGTGTATCGTCCGAACTCGTGCCCCGACCACCAGCACATTTTGACGCCCCATTTTCTGTACTTCAGCCGGGAGACCGCTTCCGCCAGGGACAGGAGCAGAGCCGCGCCCGTGGCGTTGTCCGTGGCCCCGAGATATTTGCTGTCGAGATGCGCCCCCAGGAGGATGAAGTGCGGATCCCCCTCCGTGGAGGGAATTTCGGCCTCCACGCGATAAACCGGCGTCACCGCTTCTCTGCAGTCGGAGGAAACTTCGAGGACAATTTCTCCCTCTCCCTCTTTTTCCACCGCCTCAATGAGCCTGTTTCCGTCGATCCCGTTGACGCCCACCACCGGAATGGACGGCGCCCACGCGCTTTCTTCGGGGTTTGGCGTTCCCCACCACATGACGGCGCCGCTGTGGTGAATTTCCTTTTCGTCCCCCCGGGGCCAGCAGATAACAAAGGCGACTGCCCCCCGGGCGGCCGCGTCCAAAATTCTGGGAGGCGAAAAAAAGCGGGACAGAACCACACGCCCCGCAAGGTCCCGGTTTTGACCGGCGGGTTTCATGGAGGACAGCAAGTCCAGAATGCCGGAGGGTCCTTCGGTCAGAACCACAGCGGTTCCCGTCGCCGGACGGGAATCCGCGGAGACCGAGAAATTCCAGGATTTCGCCGTGAACGTCTGGCCCTGCGGAAAAGATTTCGACGGATGGGTTCGAACGGACGCTTCCCTTCCAAAGCTCAGAATGCCCGGTTCGGAGCTTTCGCCGCAGGAAATTCCCTCCTGTTTCAGCCGCTCCAGAATGTACCCTCGCGCCTGTCGCTCTCCCTCTCCGTCACTGCGCCGATTGAACGACGCGATATTCCGCAGGTGGGACATCAAAGTTTCGCGATCCAGCCGCGCCAAAAATTCCTTTTCCCGTTCCGTCAGCATTGTTCAATCGGCCCTTCCTCTTTTTTCGCGTTTTGCGCAGATTCCGCCGGAGCCTTATCGTTTCAGCTTCGGGTCCAGCGCGTCCCGAAGGCCGTCGCCCAGGAAATTCAGCGCCAGCACCGTTATCATAATGGCCAGCCCCGGGGAAATCATCATGTAGGGGTAGTCCCGAATGTAGGTTCGGGCCCCGGACAGCATGGCTCCCCATTCCGGAGTCGGGGGCTGAATGCCCAGCCCGATGAAGGAAAGCCCCGCCGTGTTCAGGATGGCCGAGGCCACTCCCAGCGTCGCCTGAACGATCACCGGAGCCAGACAGTTGGGGAGAATGTGCTTCGCGATAATGCGCAGGTCGCTGGACCCCACGGCCTTCGCCGCCTCAATGAACTCCAGGTGTCGGATGGACAGGACGGAGGCCCGCACGATCCGCGCGTAACGGGGGATGGTGGAAATTCCCACGGCCAGCATGAGGTTGAAAAGCCCCGGTCCCAGGGTGGCCGCGATGGCGATGGCCAGAATCGTGGAGGGCACCGCCAGCAGAATATCCATGGCGCGCATGATCATGTTGTCGAGCCTCTGCCCGTAGTACCCGGCGATGGACCCCAGCATCCCCCCCACGAACATGCCGATGCTCACGGCGATGAACCCCACCTCCAGCGAAATTCGGGACGCGTAGACGATGCGGCTGAAGATGTCCCGCCCAAATTCGTCCGTGCCGAACCAGTGGTCCCTGGAGGGCGGCTCCTGCGCCACCATGAAGTCCTGTTCGTCGTAGGGGAACGGGGCAATCCAGGGGGCGAACACGGCCACCACCGCCAGCCCCGTGATCATGATCCCTCCAAACAGGGCCATGCGGTTTTTGCGAAAACGCGCCCACAGACCGCCGTACTTCTTTTTTCCGAGGTCGCTCACGGTCCGCTACCCCCTCTCCTGATACTGCGCCTTGATACGCGGATCGATCCAGGCGTACAAAACGTCCACCACCAGGTTCACCAGACTGAACACGATGCCGATGAAGAGCACGCCCCCCAGCACCATGGGATAATCCCGCGTCTTGATGGCCTCCACCAGAAGGCTGCCGATGCCCGGAACGGCGAAAACCGCCTCCGTCACCACGGCTCCCTCCAGAAGGCCGCCGAACTGAAGTCCAATGATGGTCACGATGGGGATGAGCGCGTTGTTCAGGGCGTGGTCCCGAATGACCCGGAACTCCGTCTGCCCCTTGGCCCGGGCCGTCCGGATGTAGTCCTGACGGATGACCTCCAGCATACTGGAGCGGGACATTCGGGAGATAATGGCCAGAGAGGGCGTGGAAAGCGTCACGGCCGGAAGGATCATCTGGCGGAAACGATCGAATCCCGACGCCGGAAACCAGCCCAGGTGCACGCTGAAAAGGAGAATCAGCAGAAGCCCCAGCCAGAACACCGGCATGGAAATACCCACCAGCGCAAATCCCATGGCCAGGTTATCCATCAAAGAGTACTGACGAATGGCGGAGATGACCCCAAGAGGAACCCCGATGGCTATCGCCAGCACGATGGAAAAAAGCGCCAGTTTCACCGTGGCGGGGAAGGCCTGCATCACCTCGTGGGCGACGCTGCTTTTTGTGATGTAGGACCTTCCGATGTTGCCGGCGATGGCATTTTTGATGTAACGCCAGTATTGGAGCAGAAAGGGATCGTTCAGCCCCATTTCTCTGCGAAGTTCCTGCACGCTTTCTTCGGTGGCGGTGTCCCCCAGAATCATCTTGGCGGGGTCGCCGGGCGTCAGATGCAGCATGAGAAAGACAAAAAAGCTGATGCCGACGAAAACCGGCAGAAGATACAAAACTCTGCGAAGCACATACCTCCACACAGGCGTCACCTCCGCGAAAATGACAGGAATTAATCAAAGCTCAAGGGCAGGGCTCAGGGGGACGGAGCCGGTCTGCAAACCTTTGCCCCCCTGAGAGTCACCGGAATTTATATTCTATTCGAAATAAGTCTGATAGTACTGATGATTTCCGGAGGGCTCGAAGATGAAGCCTTTGACGTTTTTCTGCATTCCGATCAGAAGGTCGTTGACGTGCAGGTATCCCCAGGCGGCGTCGTCCAGAATCATGTGCTGCAGCTTGTGGTAGATCGCCTCGCGTTCAGGGCCGTCGTTGACGCGCTTGCCCTCCTCCAGCAGCTTGTCCACCTCCGGATTTCCGTAGACGCCTCGGTTGAGCCCCGTCAGCTTCTGGGAGGAGTGGAACACCCCGAACAGGCTGTAGTCCGGGTCGGCGATGACCGAGTTCCATGCCTGCAGGTAGAGCTGCTGTTCCCGCTGTTTCAGCTTTTCGAGGAACGCGCCCCACTCCATGACCTGAATGGAGATGTCGATTCCCACCTTTTTGAGCTGGCTCTGAATGATGGTCGCCGTGTCCGTGTAGGTTTTGTCGTCGCGGCACCAGAGCTCCAGCTTCATGCCGTCCTTATAGCCGGCCTCCGCAAGAAGGGCTTTGGCCTTCTCCACGTCCGGCAGAATTTCCGGCAGACTGGTGTCGTAATACTTGATGGTGGGCGGCACGGGACCTCTTGGAGGCTGTCCCACGTTGCGGAAGGCTATTTTCACGATGGGCCGGTTGTCCACGGCCAGGTTGATGGCCTTACGCACGCGGATGTCGCTGAGAGGCTCGTTGGAGACGTTCATGCCCAGGTACATGACGCTGCGGGAGGGAACTCTCAGAAGGGAGAGTTTTGCGTTGTTCGAAACCTTGTCCACATCGATGGGCAGAATGTTCAGCGCCACGTCCGCGCCTCCGGTCTCCAGTTCGATGCAGCGGCTGGTTCCCTCCGTGATGGTGCGGAAAATCAGGTTCGGAGTCTTCGCCTTGTCGCCCCAGTAGCCGTCGAAGCCCTTGAGGACGATGCGGTTGCCCTTCTGCCAGCTCACGAACTGATAGGGGCCCGTCCCCACGGGCTGGGTGCCCACGTTGTCTCCGGCGTCCTTCACGGCCTTCTCGCTGAGAATGACCCCGGCGCAGTAGTGGGAAAGGCAGGCCAGAAAGCTGCTGTCCGGCGTCTTCGAGGGGACGATGATGGTGTAGTCGTCGAGGATCTGAATTTTGTCGATGTCGATGTTGCGGACCACGTAGTCGATGACCTTGCCCGTGTTCACGGCGCGGGTGAAGGTGAACTTCACGTCCGAGGCCTTCAGTTCCTCGCCGTTGTGGAATTTGACGCCCTTTCTGAGATAAAATTTATAGTTCAGGTCGTCCAACTTTTCGTACTTTTCCGCCAGCAGAGGAACAATTTCGCCGTCTCGAATCGTGATCAGAGACTCCATCATCTGGTTCATAACGCCGGTGGAGGCCAGGTCCGGAGCGGCGTGAGGATCGAGGCTCTTGGAATCGGCGGCCATAATGACCGTAAGCGTATCGCCCTGCGCAAAGGCCGCCCCTGCGGCAACCGCCAGCAGAACGCATATCGACAGCACAATATATAGCTTCTTCATTTGAATAAACACCCTCCTCGGGACAATCATAATCTTCCCAATTTCAGACCATAAAAACCATCCGTCAACACCCCTGTACATATCGCCGAAAAGGATTCAGCGTCCCCTATGATCACCTCTTTATCAGAAAATAATCAAATTAATTTGTTAAAAGATTGTTTGATCATTATAGAGCAGAGATATAGAGATGTCTAATCTATTTGTGTTAAGTTATTTGTGTAAAGTTATGTTAAGCCAAACGTCACGGAGGATACGGCAGGTTTGTGGTTTTGAAGTCTTCAGCCGGGTTGCGCGGGCTTTTACCAAAAAAAAGTCATATGCCCCATCTCCGGCGAGAGCATATGACTGTGTGTGGCATCAATCCAAATAATTTCCTACATCGTAGCTGTTGAGCTGTTTTTTTATCCTGACGATGATGGAGCCGTTGTCACACGTTTTTTCGTCGAGGATTTTGTACTTCGTATGGTTGTAGTCGAGGGAGTTTTTATAGTCTTCGTATTCTTCCCTCGCTTTCTTTGCCGCCTGCTCCGGAGCAAATCCGTCCCGAAGCTGAAAATGAAGCGTCTGATGAAGACACGCGAATTGAATGCGTCTCATTGTTTTTACCTTCCTTTCATTTGCCTTCCTTTCATTCGGCCCCTGGAACGTCAGTTCAGATAATCGCCTGTGGGATACGTGCTGTAGTCCCTGAGCATCTTTATGACAACGCTGCCGTCGGACTGGTTTTGCTTATCGAGAATTCTGTACCTGACACGCTTGCGGTCAAGCCCTTTAATATAAGTTTGATAAGCGTTTTCCGTGTCGAACTTCTGCGTCTGTTCCAGACACGCGGTCAGAATACGATATTTCATTTCGCTCACCTCCTTCTGACAATGCGGAGGCACATGCAGGCGCATTTGTCGAATTTCGCGTTTTTTGTGTACAAAAATAACGGCCCGCCACAGCAGAACTTGCGTTCCACAGGGCAAAGCGCACATTAGACTGTCTGGAGTGTAGCATATTTTTTAAATCCATGTAATACTATAGTCTTATGCTGTTTCTTTAAAAAATCACGTGTATTCGCTTATGTCGGACAGAAAAAATGTGTCAGGCTCTTTCTGACGCAAGGAGCTGTGTCAATCACGTAAATCCGATTGTTTCGCGCTGCTCGTTTTTTATTTTGTACGAAATATTCTGATCGGCATGGTATATACTACACGGAGCGTCAGTCAGAGGCGGAACAGGGGAGGTTCAGGTGTACGGCGGGGTCGTTTTTTTCCTTTATAAACTGATCGGCGGGCTTTTGACACCTCCGGGGTGTTTTTTCGCTCTGCTGTTTCCCCTTCTGCTGTGGCAGGCTCTCGGTGCGCGGAGCCGGGGTGAAAAGTGGCGAAGTCGGGCTGCGCTTTTTCTCCTCGTTCTGTTGTACGCTCTGTTCATGCCGGTGACGTCGGATTTTCTGATGAGGCAGGTGGAGACGGGCCGTCCGCCTCTGCCCCGAGACGAAACCCCAACGCTGGTTCTGGCCCTGGCCGGAGGCGACACGCACCCCGTTCTCGACGTTTCCGGGGAGGCCGGGACGGAGGTGGAACTGTCCGCTCAGTCCTTTCAGCGTTTGGCGGAGGGGATTCTGGCGGCCAAAAGCCGCGGCTGGCCTCTGCTCTATTCGGGGGCCTGGGAGGAAGGGGACGCCTCGGTGTACGAGGATTATCTCCGCGGTGAGGCGAAACGGCTGGGATTCGAAGGGGAAGTGCTGGTGGATGCGAGCTCCCGAAACACCTGGGAAAATCTGAGAGAGACCGCGAAAATCGTGAGGCAACGGGGATTCAAGCGGGTCGTTCTTTCCACCACGGCTTTCCACATGCGTCGGACGCTCTGGATGGCGAGGCGGCAAATGCCCGACGTGGAGCTTCTTCCCTGGCCCTCCGGATGGCGCTCCACCCGGGGGCGTTTTGCCGTCAATATTCTGGGAGTCAGCGCTCTGGCGTTTTACGATTCCTGCATGGCCCTGAGAGAGCTGGCCGGCCTCGCCGCGTACCGCCTGTTGGGCGTCGGCAGCGCGTCAAAATAAGGAAATGAAAGGTCTGATCGACAGAAAAAGGAAACCTTGTCTTTTTATATCCCAACTGTTCTATGCAGAAAAATCTCAACGAGAAAGGAAGCGATACTTTGGAACTTACGCCGATAAAAAGAGTCGTTGTTCATGATACGATTCTCAATCTTATAAAAGAATACATTCTCTCCAACAAG
This genomic interval carries:
- a CDS encoding WYL domain-containing protein — encoded protein: MLFSEIYGSYFSVLAAVLEEAVSGTLTPERRDAIAGEKAFAESALRIVSALETGEWPLLDERLRTPVKHIPTMPLTTLQKRWMKALLSDPRIRLFEPPTTGLEDVEPLYDPDVFVYFDRYEDGDPYGDERYIRHFRTILTALREGRKLKIRFLGGKGRKHIWTCVPHRLEYSSKDDKFRLVITSFPNASYINVARITSCALLEPYTPEEHGEPVRETKTLTLELIDERNALERAMLHFSHLEKETRRLDEKRYAITLRYDRDDEIEMLIRVLSFGPMLRVTSPESFIEKIRERLKKQRSLNKEAKLFDDSQKRVSL
- a CDS encoding WYL domain-containing transcriptional regulator; the protein is MMAYSELIKNFDRIRDFLREFFVYGFRNRGEYDAKSGRTYDDERRRMESWLGSYMSFRREASGKNVFISIDSRSIRRNPLYNAFKAKSFTANDLVLHFYILDILADGGRMSVREILEKIDGEYLSRVKTPLEFDESTVRKKLKEYESLGLLCSEKSGKQVLYARSDRSSVDGTNEFNDRSWKEAAAFFSEADPLGVIGSTLLDRDKSPPDYFGFKHHYILHAMESEILYGLLDAIHRRFRVELKIFSPRRGEPSSHIVVPLKIYISAQNGRRYLLAYNARFKRHIFYRLDSVRTLVLKEPEPAFERYEKSAEAFRKTLWGVAAPKRDSFDHVEMDVRVKKGEQHIIGRLNREKRGGSVCVLNGDDGEKLCRFSADVKDAAEMLPWLRTFIGRIADLRCSEDPVIKTFREDIRAMEKMYGVNDDAVL
- a CDS encoding M28 family peptidase, with protein sequence MLTEREKEFLARLDRETLMSHLRNIASFNRRSDGEGERQARGYILERLKQEGISCGESSEPGILSFGREASVRTHPSKSFPQGQTFTAKSWNFSVSADSRPATGTAVVLTEGPSGILDLLSSMKPAGQNRDLAGRVVLSRFFSPPRILDAAARGAVAFVICWPRGDEKEIHHSGAVMWWGTPNPEESAWAPSIPVVGVNGIDGNRLIEAVEKEGEGEIVLEVSSDCREAVTPVYRVEAEIPSTEGDPHFILLGAHLDSKYLGATDNATGAALLLSLAEAVSRLKYRKWGVKMCWWSGHEFGRYTGSSIYARDCFDELEEYCIACANADMPGMKDANNWTSITAGPDLFDLAAGAVLDVTGQKGVPSGRVRSWDQSFQNLGISTLFAWSSLLAPDSPCRTGRGNMPWWWHTEADTLEFCDPDVFETDAKLYMTGLFRLIASGEENKNQPFQVEKLWKAVDERLAQLQGELSGAADLSGVRERLGEGLREWRKRERSPEESLRAVRLLNRMWYSARASFLQDWGDGSEFVPGLSEAASLLRSGISKTDVRKTTIVVNYAKTQRNRLRMLAEGLKRLAAERPSVSTSPSG
- a CDS encoding ABC transporter permease produces the protein MSDLGKKKYGGLWARFRKNRMALFGGIMITGLAVVAVFAPWIAPFPYDEQDFMVAQEPPSRDHWFGTDEFGRDIFSRIVYASRISLEVGFIAVSIGMFVGGMLGSIAGYYGQRLDNMIMRAMDILLAVPSTILAIAIAATLGPGLFNLMLAVGISTIPRYARIVRASVLSIRHLEFIEAAKAVGSSDLRIIAKHILPNCLAPVIVQATLGVASAILNTAGLSFIGLGIQPPTPEWGAMLSGARTYIRDYPYMMISPGLAIMITVLALNFLGDGLRDALDPKLKR
- a CDS encoding ABC transporter permease; translated protein: MWRYVLRRVLYLLPVFVGISFFVFLMLHLTPGDPAKMILGDTATEESVQELRREMGLNDPFLLQYWRYIKNAIAGNIGRSYITKSSVAHEVMQAFPATVKLALFSIVLAIAIGVPLGVISAIRQYSLMDNLAMGFALVGISMPVFWLGLLLILLFSVHLGWFPASGFDRFRQMILPAVTLSTPSLAIISRMSRSSMLEVIRQDYIRTARAKGQTEFRVIRDHALNNALIPIVTIIGLQFGGLLEGAVVTEAVFAVPGIGSLLVEAIKTRDYPMVLGGVLFIGIVFSLVNLVVDVLYAWIDPRIKAQYQERG
- a CDS encoding ABC transporter substrate-binding protein, which translates into the protein MKKLYIVLSICVLLAVAAGAAFAQGDTLTVIMAADSKSLDPHAAPDLASTGVMNQMMESLITIRDGEIVPLLAEKYEKLDDLNYKFYLRKGVKFHNGEELKASDVKFTFTRAVNTGKVIDYVVRNIDIDKIQILDDYTIIVPSKTPDSSFLACLSHYCAGVILSEKAVKDAGDNVGTQPVGTGPYQFVSWQKGNRIVLKGFDGYWGDKAKTPNLIFRTITEGTSRCIELETGGADVALNILPIDVDKVSNNAKLSLLRVPSRSVMYLGMNVSNEPLSDIRVRKAINLAVDNRPIVKIAFRNVGQPPRGPVPPTIKYYDTSLPEILPDVEKAKALLAEAGYKDGMKLELWCRDDKTYTDTATIIQSQLKKVGIDISIQVMEWGAFLEKLKQREQQLYLQAWNSVIADPDYSLFGVFHSSQKLTGLNRGVYGNPEVDKLLEEGKRVNDGPEREAIYHKLQHMILDDAAWGYLHVNDLLIGMQKNVKGFIFEPSGNHQYYQTYFE
- a CDS encoding YdcF family protein — translated: MYGGVVFFLYKLIGGLLTPPGCFFALLFPLLLWQALGARSRGEKWRSRAALFLLVLLYALFMPVTSDFLMRQVETGRPPLPRDETPTLVLALAGGDTHPVLDVSGEAGTEVELSAQSFQRLAEGILAAKSRGWPLLYSGAWEEGDASVYEDYLRGEAKRLGFEGEVLVDASSRNTWENLRETAKIVRQRGFKRVVLSTTAFHMRRTLWMARRQMPDVELLPWPSGWRSTRGRFAVNILGVSALAFYDSCMALRELAGLAAYRLLGVGSASK